AGGGGAGGGCTTTCGCCCTCCGATGCCGAGAGCGTGGCTCCCGGACCGCCGAACGATCTTGGAAAGCCCCTACCTGTTTGCCCTATTGGCCGGCCTCTGGCCGATCGTGTTCTATGTGAGCAACAACTGGTTCATGGTCGAGACGTCGAAGATTCCGCTCATCGTCATGGCGGTCTCCGCGCTCTGCGGCCTGTCGTTGAGCCTGTGGTACCTCGTGGTCGCCCGTGTCGTTTGCAGCGGCGATGATCGTGAAAGGCCGCACACGGCCCTGAGGAGTCTGGTCTTTCTGGCGGTGGTGATGATGGCGTACCTGCTCAGACGAACGCTCATGCCGATGGCGGGAAACAATGCGGCCGTTTTTCTTATTGGGGTGTTCTTCATGGCATCGGCCGTGGGGTGGTTGGCTCCGAGGGTGCAGCTTGCGCGTTTGAACGTAATGCTGGCGGCCATGGTTCTGGTGCACGTCGTGATGGGCGTCAACTCGGTGATCGCCTCGAAATCCGGCCCGATGGTGCTGTTCGATCAAGAGGACAGCGGGGAACGTCAGGCCCTGTATGCCAAAGTCAGGTTCGCCCGGACGCCCAATGTGTATTACATCGTGCCGGATGCCTATCCCAATGCCGAAGGGCTGAAAACGGTATTCGGCCTTGACCCGGGCGAGTTCTACGAGCGGCTGAAGGCACAAGGGTTTGCGATCTATCCCTCTGCTTTGAGCAACTATATGTCGACCCTCGCCTCGATGAGTTCCATCTTGGGCATGGACCACCATTATTATCGCGGGGGCATCGGCAACTTTGAGTTCCTGAACGCCAGGCAATTTATCGTAAGCGAGCAGAATCCCGTCGTGAAGATCTTTCGGAACAATGGATACCAGGTCCATTATGTCCATGAGACGGACTACCTGTTTTGGAATGGGTGTTTGGTCGACTCGTGCGTTCCCAGCGGGGGCTGGGGGGAGTTCAGGGATATTCTGCTCGCACCCAGCCTGAATCTCTTGCCGGTGTTTGGGGGTGCGGCGCCATCAGCCGGAACAGGCCGGATCGGAGAGAGTCTCGAGGATCTCAAGCAGACGCGCCCGGCCTTTCTAGACAGGGTTCGAGCGCACATCGAGGCAATGTCACGGGAGGAGACGCCTCACTTCACCTATATTCACGGGAGCAGGCCGGGCCACAGCGTCGCGGGCGAACAAACGGCGGAGCAGTTGGCGGGTTTCCGCGACGAGTTTCCCGAACGGGTCCGACTCGCCAATGACGAAATCGTGAACTTTGTTGAGCAGATCCTGACGCATGATCCGAACTCGCTGATTATCGTGAATGCCGACCATGGCGGGTGGGGCTACGGCAACTTCAATTACACGAAGGAGGACATCCTCGATGATGTCCCCGATGAACTGCTGACTCTGGACCATCTCGGGGCGCTGCTGGCGATCCGGTGGCCGGATAATGGCTCGCCGCAGCATGCCATCGACATCCGAACGAACGTGAACGTCTTTCCACACGTGTTCGCGTATCTCAGCGACAGCCGCGACATTCTCAAGTTCAATGCGCGCGACGACGGCTACCTCGCCAGGGGATGGGGCGTCAACCAAACGTTGCGACTGGCGATGGAAGACGGAGCCATCCTGGCGCGCTTGCGCGAGCCCGAGCAGCGCCAGAAGATTCCTCCTCGACGCACCAGCCGAATCGCCAGGTCGGTTGCCGTAGAGTCGCAGCGTCCTCTACACGACGTATCCACCGACGGCCAACAATCGGAGCAGGAAGGCGGTTGACGGGCAGAACGGGGCAGCCTGATGGTCGTCAGGTGGCTCGACGGGCCGGCCCCGCGACCGGCCGTCGTGCCCTGGCCGGACTATACGATCTGCTCGCCAACGGCATCGTGCGACGAAGCCTTGACGACCACCGTGTAACTAGAGGTTAGTAACTAGGGGTCTGGTCTTGCAAGCACACTTCGAGGAAGCGAACGCCGTCCACAGGTCATTCTCCACCTCGATATTCTGACCCCTGGCTCTCCGATATCAGCTTCCTTCTCAACTACGGGGCTTCGCGCCTGGCTCCATCTGTGGTTCCCCTCACCAGCCGCTTGGCGCGAGAAGATAGTCGAAGTCGGCCTTCGTCAGCACGCCCTGCCCGGCGCGGCGGACCGCGCCGCCCATGACCGCGTCGTAGAGCTCCAGCTTGCGTTGTTTGAGCGCCATCATCTTTTCCTCGATGCTGTGGCGCATCAGAATCCGCACGACTGACACGGCGCGCTGTTGCCCGATCCGGTGCGCGCGGTCCGAGGCTTGGTTCTCGACCGCCGGATTCCACCAGGGGTCCAGATGAAAGACGTAGGTCGCTTTGGTCAGGTTCAAGCCCTGTCCTCCCGCCTTGAGGCTGAGCAGAAACACCCCCGGCCGCTCGCCGGTTTGAAAGGCCTTCACGCGGCCCTTGCGTGCGGCTGCCGCGGTGGACCCATCGAGCCGGTGGTACGGCAGTTCGTGCCGGACGCAGGCTTCCTGTACGAGATCGAGAAAGCCGGTGAACTGTGAAAACACGAGCGCGCTGTGGGCCTCGTCCAGCAAGACCTGCAGCCGCTCCATCAGAAAATTGAGCTTGGGCGAGGGTTCGTCGGCGCGGTGCGTCAGCAGGCGAGGCGACAAACAGACCTGGCGCAACTTGAGGATCGCCGTCAGCGCGATGAACTGCGCCTGGCCGGAGGTTTTGGTCCGGTAGGCGTCGTCGATCGTGGAGCGGACTTGGGCGACCGTGTGCTGATAGAGCGCCTTTTGCCGTTCGGTGAGGTCGAGAAAGACTTCGCTTTCCGTCTTGGGCGGCAAGTCGTGGAGGATCTGGGCCTTCGTCCGCCGCAGAATGAAAGGCCTCGTCCGGTGAAGCAGGCGGGTCAGCGTACGTTCCTCGACACGTTTGATCTCCCGCTTGAACCGATCGTATTCCCCGAGGAGGCCGGGCAGACAGAGATCGATCACCGAGAAGTACTCGCCCAGGTGATTCTCCAGCGGAGTTCCGGTCAGCGCGAGCTTGAAGCGTCCCTTGAGCCGTCGGACCGCGCCGGTCGTGTCCGATAGAATATTCTTCACCGCCTGCGCCTCATCGAAGACGATGACGTGAAACGCCGTGCGTTCCAGAGTGTCGATGTCCCGGCGGACCAATCCATAGGTCGTGAGCACCACGTCGCCGTCCATGGCGTCGAGCGTCCGCTCGCTTCCACTGTAGACCTGGACCTTCAATCCAGGGGCGAACCGCGCGAGTTCCTGCTCCCAGTTGAACAGCAGGCTCGTCGGCACGACAACCAGGTGGGGCCCCCGCGCTCGCTCGGCGGGTTGGGTTCGCTCAGCCTGCTCGCCTGGTTCGACATGGACGGATGGCTTGACGCGCCCTCCCTGGATGGCGGCCAGCAGGCAGATGGCCTGGAGGGTTTTGCCCAGTCCCATGTCGTCGGCGAGGCAGGCGCCGAATCGGTGTTCGTAGAGAAACGCCAGCCAGGCATAGCCGTCCCGCTGATACGGGCGCAAGACCGCATGCAAGTCTGTTGGCAGGGGCGGCGTCGTGATTCGTGTGAACCCCATGAGCCGGCCGAGCAGGGCCTCGTCCTCGGCGGGAAGCGAGACCGTGATCCCCTGCTCGCGCAGGGCCAGCCAGTCGAGCACGTGGAGTCGGGGCACGCGTACGATCCGCGCCCGGTTCCGATCCGACGGCACCTCCCCCGTGAGGCCGACGATCGCGCGCAGCCGCTCCAATGTGTCGCCATCCAGGACCTTCAGACCGCGCGCGGTCTTGACCAGTCCGCCTTGTCTCAGGGCCGTCAGCCATTCCGCCTCATTCAGCGCCAGACCGTCGCAGCGGATCTCCGGCCGAATTTCGAACCAATCGATGCCCGTTCCGTCTCGATCGCTCTGTTCCACCTGGACGGAACAGTCCCATCGAGAAGAGGTGAGCGGCTTGTCGTCGTACAACATCTCGATCCCGGCCGCCGTCAGCTTCTCCAAGAGGTCCGGCAATCGCTGGAAGAGCAGTCCGCCGGGGATCGCCATCCGGTCGTAGTCCCGCATCTGGCGAAACGCGTCCGGGCCGAAGACCTCGAACGGGATCCGGT
The DNA window shown above is from Nitrospira tepida and carries:
- a CDS encoding YidC/Oxa1 family membrane protein insertase, coding for MTRWKDYGHPRSLPLEQPTQLESGMDVLYHLLILPIESAMEVILSWLYAATGSYGLAIFLLSLLINVSLLPLFQLAERWQEAERQAQRVLKPKLKEFRQAFSGAERHAMIQTLYRQMDYHPIYAMRSSIGLFLQLPFWIAAYQLLSRYEPLQGASFLILDDLGEPDRLLWGANLLPFVMTGLNVAAAFAYTKTLNRVEQIQPLVLAAVFLVLLYPAPSGLLLYWTFNSLFSLLRIVAYMPSEGRFSGLVGTACAEAAQGRERWPGRSVGEGFRPPMPRAWLPDRRTILESPYLFALLAGLWPIVFYVSNNWFMVETSKIPLIVMAVSALCGLSLSLWYLVVARVVCSGDDRERPHTALRSLVFLAVVMMAYLLRRTLMPMAGNNAAVFLIGVFFMASAVGWLAPRVQLARLNVMLAAMVLVHVVMGVNSVIASKSGPMVLFDQEDSGERQALYAKVRFARTPNVYYIVPDAYPNAEGLKTVFGLDPGEFYERLKAQGFAIYPSALSNYMSTLASMSSILGMDHHYYRGGIGNFEFLNARQFIVSEQNPVVKIFRNNGYQVHYVHETDYLFWNGCLVDSCVPSGGWGEFRDILLAPSLNLLPVFGGAAPSAGTGRIGESLEDLKQTRPAFLDRVRAHIEAMSREETPHFTYIHGSRPGHSVAGEQTAEQLAGFRDEFPERVRLANDEIVNFVEQILTHDPNSLIIVNADHGGWGYGNFNYTKEDILDDVPDELLTLDHLGALLAIRWPDNGSPQHAIDIRTNVNVFPHVFAYLSDSRDILKFNARDDGYLARGWGVNQTLRLAMEDGAILARLREPEQRQKIPPRRTSRIARSVAVESQRPLHDVSTDGQQSEQEGG
- a CDS encoding DEAD/DEAH box helicase; its protein translation is MAPKDVVLRGYGYYERQRLQQYRWSPDRATLTAEVLGTRLYEVIFSLDDGFLAPSCDCPAWSPEWLCKHVLCACFTTKNLLSPDTFRLATWQQTRLPLLRDELLGDDAETTEPVNPHLVGPAAKKPACKRPSYEIVIDMRQAYPELLIRRNGTPLTGGWVPALPPELVPLLNTSWFSSGFGEDPLLRYLRRERQPYPIVLESGRKSIPLQWTPSVTCRTKTEMDLVDGKVWIRALCLADGAALERIVRFRTFVIDPSGGRLLYLEDERGWASFRSLHQRFNEIDPFLDPYDDFGEETRAVTLPDGSGYGGWHGTGQETEFTVPLDTFRSVQIDLIQKRADGTLDDLLLKVGGKQGPVQGLESSPEGEACPYRLILTPPPGPMDSPDAVWTLQAECRHGNLRFAPSASTFAFISALNQGFDVSSPLRAQKRKAVLYAMFFALLSVREVKERNQRIRTALARECWARTVTDEAARWLKHRLSVYARPDVRLQVTGEAWALMPIDKAREALLYRIPFEVFGPDAFRQMRDYDRMAIPGGLLFQRLPDLLEKLTAAGIEMLYDDKPLTSSRWDCSVQVEQSDRDGTGIDWFEIRPEIRCDGLALNEAEWLTALRQGGLVKTARGLKVLDGDTLERLRAIVGLTGEVPSDRNRARIVRVPRLHVLDWLALREQGITVSLPAEDEALLGRLMGFTRITTPPLPTDLHAVLRPYQRDGYAWLAFLYEHRFGACLADDMGLGKTLQAICLLAAIQGGRVKPSVHVEPGEQAERTQPAERARGPHLVVVPTSLLFNWEQELARFAPGLKVQVYSGSERTLDAMDGDVVLTTYGLVRRDIDTLERTAFHVIVFDEAQAVKNILSDTTGAVRRLKGRFKLALTGTPLENHLGEYFSVIDLCLPGLLGEYDRFKREIKRVEERTLTRLLHRTRPFILRRTKAQILHDLPPKTESEVFLDLTERQKALYQHTVAQVRSTIDDAYRTKTSGQAQFIALTAILKLRQVCLSPRLLTHRADEPSPKLNFLMERLQVLLDEAHSALVFSQFTGFLDLVQEACVRHELPYHRLDGSTAAAARKGRVKAFQTGERPGVFLLSLKAGGQGLNLTKATYVFHLDPWWNPAVENQASDRAHRIGQQRAVSVVRILMRHSIEEKMMALKQRKLELYDAVMGGAVRRAGQGVLTKADFDYLLAPSGW